A window of the Rubeoparvulum massiliense genome harbors these coding sequences:
- a CDS encoding MFS transporter: protein MNQTDQLVTRGIRIHYLVLFFSFGVLFPFLGPYFESELQFSGTQIGFLLSLNPIVLTIAQPIWGAMTDYTQKPRLLLQIALLGTAFTTFAFFFVSSYWSVVIAYIALSLIQSALVPISDSLAIQYATTKGLEYGSFRLWGAIGFAFSVLIMGFITEQLGLQSIFIALILILLIAFLNSKVLPAYSAPLAAIQWKVGLARLLKMPQYLLFLLINFMIFGPIYANNSFFGFLILGIGGSLASLGWAFFLAAGSEAPFMKIAGTWIQRYGVMTMMIAAAAIATLRWGLYAFQPSLLVIFLLIFLQGFSTGLFIPASIQFVYTTTPREVQATAIAVYSAVGNGLGTWFCSLFGGWLYENYSIGTTYLFFTILSAVGLILLFVLRKCYHESKEDLL from the coding sequence ATGAATCAGACAGATCAACTCGTAACAAGAGGGATACGCATCCATTATCTTGTTCTGTTTTTCTCCTTTGGCGTGCTATTCCCATTCCTCGGTCCTTATTTTGAAAGTGAATTACAATTCTCAGGTACACAGATCGGGTTCTTACTTTCACTTAATCCCATTGTACTAACCATTGCCCAGCCGATCTGGGGCGCAATGACTGATTATACCCAGAAGCCTCGGCTACTCCTACAGATCGCCTTGCTAGGGACTGCATTCACAACCTTTGCTTTTTTCTTTGTCTCATCCTATTGGAGTGTGGTCATTGCATATATTGCCCTCTCGCTCATTCAGAGTGCACTCGTTCCCATCTCTGATAGCTTAGCGATCCAATACGCAACGACAAAGGGCTTGGAATATGGTAGCTTCCGCCTTTGGGGTGCAATTGGCTTTGCCTTTTCCGTTTTGATCATGGGCTTTATTACTGAGCAATTAGGCTTACAATCCATCTTCATCGCCTTGATTCTCATTCTACTGATTGCCTTCTTGAACAGTAAGGTGTTACCTGCCTACTCCGCACCATTAGCTGCCATTCAATGGAAAGTAGGTCTAGCACGTCTCTTAAAGATGCCGCAATACTTATTATTTTTACTCATCAATTTTATGATTTTCGGCCCTATCTATGCGAACAATTCCTTTTTTGGCTTTCTCATACTAGGCATTGGCGGTAGCTTAGCCAGCTTAGGTTGGGCCTTTTTCCTAGCTGCTGGTAGTGAAGCACCTTTTATGAAAATAGCAGGGACCTGGATTCAGCGTTATGGCGTAATGACAATGATGATCGCTGCTGCTGCCATCGCAACATTGCGCTGGGGACTGTATGCCTTTCAACCCTCACTCTTGGTCATTTTTCTCTTGATCTTTCTGCAGGGTTTTTCCACAGGACTCTTTATTCCAGCTTCGATCCAGTTTGTCTATACCACCACACCGCGGGAAGTTCAAGCCACAGCCATCGCTGTGTACTCTGCTGTTGGTAACGGGTTAGGCACTTGGTTCTGTAGCCTGTTTGGCGGCTGGCTATACGAGAATTATTCCATTGGTACAACCTACCTCTTCTTCACCATTCTCTCTGCAGTAGGCTTGATTCTATTATTTGTCCTGAGAAAGTGTTACCACGAAAGTAAAGAAGACTTGCTTTAA